GCCTGGCGGCCGAGCTCACCGTCCCCGCCGAAGCCAAGGAGTGAGTCACCCCGTGTCCGATCCGGTGCGCATCCCCGTCGCCACCGCCCGTCCCTACGACGTCGTGGTCGGCCGCGGCCTGCTCGGTGACCTCACCGCGCAACTGGCCGGCGCCTCGAAGATCGCGCTGGTCCACCCGCCCACGCTGACCACCACGGCCGAGGCCATCCGCGAAGAGCTGATCGCCGCCGGTCTCGACGCGCACCGCGTCGAGATCCCGGACGCCGAGGACGGCAAGGCGCTCACCGTCGCGAGCTTCTGCTGGGAGGTGCTCGGCCGGATCGGGCTGGACCGCCAAGGTGTCGTCGTCGGCCTCGGCGGCGGCGCCGTCACCGACCTCGCCGGGTTCGTCGCGGGTACCTGGATGCGCGGGGTGTCCCTGGTCAACGTCCCGACGACGCTGCTCGGCATGGTCGACGCCGCGGTCGGCGGCAAGACCGGCATCAACACCGAGGCGGGCAAGAACCTCGTCGGGGTGTTCCACGAGCCGAGCGCGGTGTTCGTCGACCTCGCGACGCTGGAGACGCTGCCGCCGAACGAGCTCGTCGCCGGGATGGCCGAGGTCGTCAAGACGGGCTTCATCGCCGACCCGCGGATCCTCGAACTGATCGAGGCCGACCCGGCCGGCGCGCTCGACCCGAGCGGCGACGTGCTCGCCGAGCTGGTCCGCCGGTCGATCCAGGTCAAGGCCGACGTCGTGGCGGCCGACCTGCGCGAGTCCGACCTGCGGGAGATCCTCAACTACGGCCACACGCTCGGTCACGCCATCGAGCGCCGCGAGCGGTACCGGTGGCGCCACGGTGCCGCGGTGAGCGTCGGGCTGGTGTTCGCCGCCGAGCTGGCGCGGCTGGCCGGGCGGCTCGACGACGCCACCGCCGAGCGCCACGCCGCCGTGCTGAAGCTGCTCGGCCTGCCGACGACGTACGACGCCGACGCGCTGCCCCAGCTGCTGGAAATCATGAAAGGCGACAAGAAGACCCGCTCCGGGGTGCTGCGGTTCGTCGTCCTCGACGCCCTCGGCAAGCCCGGCCGGCTCGAGGGCCCGGACCCGTCGCTGCTCGCGGCCGCGTACTCGGCGATCGCCGCCGACGCTCCGAAGAGCGGCGGGAGTGTGCTGCTGTGAAGGCGTTCGTCTTCAACGGCCCGAACCTGGGCCGGCTCGGCAAGCGCGAGCCGTCGGTCTACGGCTCGACGACCCACGACGACCTCGCGGCGCTGTGCGTGAAGACCGGCGAGGAGCTGGGGATCGAGGTCGAGGTCCGGCAGACCGACCACGAGGGTGAAATGGTCGGCTGGCTGCACGAAGCCGCCGACGGCGGGAACCCGGTGGTGCTCAACGCCGGCGCGTGGACGCACTACTCGATCGCGGTGCGCGACGCCGCGGCGCAGCTGTCCGCGCCGCTGATCGAGCTGCACATCTCGAACGTGCACAAGCGGGAGGCGTTCCGGCACCACAGCGTGCTGTCGGACATCGCGACCGCGGTGATCGCCGGCCTCGGCGTCGACGGCTACCCGCTCGCCCTGCGGTGGCTCGCCGCGCACCCGGGATGACGCCGCCGACGCTGACCACGGCGCGGCTGGAGCTGCGTCAGCTGGTCGAGGCCGACCGCGAAGCCGTCGTGAAGGTGTTCTCCGACCCGGAGATGAGCCGGTTCTTCGCCGCGGACTTCTCCGACCCGGCGGCGGCGAGCGCGATGGTCGACCGCCGGCTGGCCTACCGCGGCCCGGCCGGCCAGGGCCACTGGGTGATCGAGCGCGACGGCGAGGTGATCGGCGTCGCGCACCTGCGCCCGTCGTCGGAGCTGCCCGGCGGGGTGGCGGAGCTGGGCTACTACGTCGCGAGCGCGTACGCGGGGCAAGGCTTGGCGACCGAGGCCGCCCGGGCGGTGCTCGGCCACGGGCTCGACGCGCTCGGGCTGCCGGCGGTCTGGGCGCTGGTGCACGAGAACAACGCGGCGAGCCGGAAAGTGGCGGCCCGGCTGGGTTTCCTCGACGTCGGCAGCGGCATCCACTACGGCGACCTGCACCGCGTGCTGGTCGCGCTGGCGCCGGTGCCCGGACGGCCGCACCACATCGAGCTGTGGGTGCCGGACCTCGCCGAGGCCGAGCGGAGCTGGGGCTGGCTGCTCGGCGAGCTGGGGTGGCGGGAGTTCCAGCGCTGGCCCGCGGGCGTCAGCTGGCGCCTCGGCGGGACGTACGTGGTGGTCGAGGCCTCGCCGGCGATGAGCGCCCCGGAACACGAGCGCACCCGCCCGGGCCTGAACCACCTGGCGCTGCACGTGGGAACGCGCGCCCAGGTCGACGCGCTGGCCGAGCAGGCAGCCGGCCACGGCTGGCGGCCGTTGTTCGGCGATCGCTATCCGTATGCGGGCGGCGAAGCGCACTACGCGGCTTATCTCGAGAATGACGCGGGCTTCGAGGTCGAGCTGGTCGCGCTCGAAGGCCCACCCGCACACTGACCCGCCGGGCTTCACGGCCGAGGGCCCGCCACACCCGCCGAGCCCGCCGCGGCCGGTCGTGAGTGGGAAACAGTGTTCTAACCCTGTTTCCCACTCACGACCGGCCTGACCGGCGCACACTGCGAACCCCCTGCTGCGCCCGCGATCTTGGGTGCGAACGAATGACC
The window above is part of the Amycolatopsis camponoti genome. Proteins encoded here:
- the aroB gene encoding 3-dehydroquinate synthase, with product MSDPVRIPVATARPYDVVVGRGLLGDLTAQLAGASKIALVHPPTLTTTAEAIREELIAAGLDAHRVEIPDAEDGKALTVASFCWEVLGRIGLDRQGVVVGLGGGAVTDLAGFVAGTWMRGVSLVNVPTTLLGMVDAAVGGKTGINTEAGKNLVGVFHEPSAVFVDLATLETLPPNELVAGMAEVVKTGFIADPRILELIEADPAGALDPSGDVLAELVRRSIQVKADVVAADLRESDLREILNYGHTLGHAIERRERYRWRHGAAVSVGLVFAAELARLAGRLDDATAERHAAVLKLLGLPTTYDADALPQLLEIMKGDKKTRSGVLRFVVLDALGKPGRLEGPDPSLLAAAYSAIAADAPKSGGSVLL
- the aroQ gene encoding type II 3-dehydroquinate dehydratase: MKAFVFNGPNLGRLGKREPSVYGSTTHDDLAALCVKTGEELGIEVEVRQTDHEGEMVGWLHEAADGGNPVVLNAGAWTHYSIAVRDAAAQLSAPLIELHISNVHKREAFRHHSVLSDIATAVIAGLGVDGYPLALRWLAAHPG
- a CDS encoding GNAT family N-acetyltransferase — encoded protein: MTPPTLTTARLELRQLVEADREAVVKVFSDPEMSRFFAADFSDPAAASAMVDRRLAYRGPAGQGHWVIERDGEVIGVAHLRPSSELPGGVAELGYYVASAYAGQGLATEAARAVLGHGLDALGLPAVWALVHENNAASRKVAARLGFLDVGSGIHYGDLHRVLVALAPVPGRPHHIELWVPDLAEAERSWGWLLGELGWREFQRWPAGVSWRLGGTYVVVEASPAMSAPEHERTRPGLNHLALHVGTRAQVDALAEQAAGHGWRPLFGDRYPYAGGEAHYAAYLENDAGFEVELVALEGPPAH